A genomic region of Pyrus communis chromosome 14, drPyrComm1.1, whole genome shotgun sequence contains the following coding sequences:
- the LOC137714703 gene encoding anthranilate synthase alpha subunit 2, chloroplastic-like, which translates to METLAVGSRQLLSTFASPSAVSVNFHNRASSSLSLLRATPLVRTLRCSALLSPSLADQSEKFVEASKKGNLIPLYRSIFSDHLTPVLAYRCLVKEDDRDAPSFLFESVEPGSKDSNVGRYSVIGAQPSIEIVAKENMVTIMDHREGCRTEEIVEDPMTVPRRIMEGWTPQLLDELPEAFCGGWVGFFSYDTVRYVEKKKLPFPSAPPDDRNLPDVHLGLYDDVIVFDHVEKKAHVIHWVQLDQYSSVEEAFNDGINRLETLVSRVHDIVTPRLPAGSIEFNTQHFGTKLEDSSLTSEEYKEAVLKAKEHILAGDIFQIVLSQRFERRTFADPFEIYRALRIVNPSPYMIYLQARGCILVASSPEILTRVKKQTITNRPLAGTVRRGKTPKEDLMLEKQLLNDEKQCAEHIMLVDLGRNDVGKVSKPGSVKVEKLMNIERYSHVMHISSTVTGELRDDLTSWDVLRTALPVGTVSGAPKVKAMELIDKLEVTRRGPYSGGFGGISFSGNMDIALALRTIVFPTSFRYDTMYSYKDANKRREWVAHLQAGAGIVADSDPADEQRECENKAAALARAIDLAESSFVDK; encoded by the exons ATGGAAACCCTAGCCGTTGGCTCCCGTCAACTGCTGTCAACTTTCGCGTCACCATCAGCGGTCTCCGTTAACTTTCATAACAGAGCCTCCAGCTCTCTATCTTTGCTTCGCGCCACTCCCCTTGTCCGTACATTGAGATGCTCGGCTCTCTTATCTCCCTCATTGG CCGACCAATCAGAGAAGTTTGTAGAAGCCTCGAAGAAGGGGAATTTAATTCCTCTATATCGGAGCATATTCTCGGATCATCTAACTCCAGTGCTTGCTTACCGGTGTCTGGTTAAGGAGGATGATAGAGATGCTCCAagttttctgtttgagtcagTTGAGCCCGGTTCCAAAGACTCCAATGTT GGGCGGTACAGCGTTATTGGGGCCCAACCATCCATCGAAATCGTAGCAAAAGAGAACATGGTTACCATTATGGACCATAGAGAAGGTTGTAGGACAGAGGAGATTGTGGAGGATCCAATGACTGTTCCTCGGAGAATCATGGAGGGATGGACACCCCAACTTCTTGATGAACTTCCAGAAGCATTTTGTG GCGGCTGGGTTGGTTTCTTCTCTTATGATACAGTACGTTATGTTGAGAAGAAAAAGCTGCCGTTTCCGAGTGCACCGCCGGATGACAGAAATCTTCCTGATGTTCATCTTGGTCTTTATGACGATGTGATTGTGTTTGATCATGTGGAGAAG AAAGCTCATGTAATTCACTGGGTGCAATTAGATCAATATTCTTCTGTTGAGGAGGCCTTCAATGATGGAATAAATAGATTGGAAACACTGGTATCTAGAGTGCATGACATTGTCAC CCCGAGGCTGCCTGCAGGTTCAATAGAGTTCAACACTCAACATTTTGGTACTAAATTGGAGGACTCAAGCTTGACAAGTGAGGAATATAAGGAGGCAGTCTTGAAAGCTAAAGAACACATTCTAGCTGGGGATATATTTCAGATTGTATTAAGCCAGCGTTTTGAGAGGCGAACATTTGCAGACCCTTTTGAAATTTACCGAGCATTGAGGATAGTTAATCCAAGTCCATATATGATTTATTTACAG GCTAGAGGCTGTATTTTGGTTGCGTCAAGTCCAGAAATTCTGACACGTGTCAAGAAG CAAACGATCACCAACCGGCCTCTTGCTGGGACTGTTAGAAGAGGAAAAACACCTAAAGAAGATTTAATGCTGGAAAAGCAGCTTTTGAATGATGAAAAGCAATGTGCAGAGCATATTATGCTCGTAGATTTGGGGAGGAATGATGTCGGGAAG GTCTCAAAACCGGGTTCTGTGAAGGTTGAGAAGCTCATGAACATTGAGCGGTATTCCCATGTCATGCACATAAGTTCAACA GTCACGGGAGAGTTACGTGATGATTTAACTAGCTGGGATGTTCTGCGTACTGCGTTGCCGGTTGGGACTGTCAGTGGAGCACCAAAG GTGAAAGCCATGGAGCTGATCGATAAGCTGGAAGTGACCAGACGTGGTCCATACAGTGGTGGTTTTGGAGGAATTTCATTTTCTGGCAACATGGACATCGCTCTGGCTCTTAGAACTATTGTTTTCCCAACTAGTTTTCGGTATGATACAATGTATTCATACAAGGACGCAAACAAGCGCAGAGAGTGGGTTGCTCATCTCCAAGCCGGGGCTGGTATTGTCGCTGACAGCGATCCAGCTGACGAGCAGAGGGAGTGCGAGAACAAAGCTGCTGCTCTTGCGCGCGCAATTGATCTTGCAGAGTCCTCGTTCGTTGATAAATGA